A DNA window from Pseudomonas sp. GD03919 contains the following coding sequences:
- a CDS encoding ABC transporter ATP-binding protein — MAEIRLHNLAHSYSGTPKAPEDYAIREMNHIWQQGGAYALLGPSGCGKSTLLNIISGLLSPSQGEVQFDGKAVNTLSPQERNIAQVFQFPVVYDTMTVFDNLAFPLRNQGMDEARVMSKVHEIAEVLELHPLLHKKARNLTADEKQKVSMGRGLVRDDVSAILFDEPLTVIDPHLKWKLRRKLKQIHEQFNITMVYVTHDQLEASTFADKIAVMYGGQIVQFGTPRELFERPGHTFVGYFIGSPGMNLIEVQRCEGGVRFAGTQLPLSDALNRRLAELEGKRLQVGIRPEFVHVWDGAYEDALCGRVLHVEDLGTYKILTFDLDGQVLKARLQEDQPVPHEQVYLSFPAQWLMLYADDYLVEVAP, encoded by the coding sequence ATGGCCGAGATTCGCTTGCACAACCTTGCGCATAGTTACAGCGGCACGCCGAAAGCGCCGGAAGATTATGCAATCCGCGAGATGAACCACATCTGGCAGCAGGGTGGTGCCTATGCGTTGCTGGGGCCGTCGGGCTGCGGCAAGTCCACCTTGCTCAACATCATCTCCGGCCTGCTCAGCCCGTCGCAAGGTGAGGTGCAGTTCGATGGCAAGGCGGTCAACACCTTGTCGCCGCAAGAGCGCAACATCGCCCAGGTTTTCCAGTTTCCGGTGGTCTACGACACCATGACGGTGTTCGACAACCTGGCCTTCCCACTGCGCAACCAGGGCATGGATGAGGCCCGGGTGATGAGCAAGGTGCACGAGATCGCCGAGGTGCTGGAGCTGCATCCGCTGCTGCACAAGAAGGCGCGCAACCTCACCGCCGACGAGAAGCAGAAGGTCTCCATGGGCCGTGGCCTGGTGCGCGACGACGTGTCGGCGATTCTCTTCGACGAGCCACTGACGGTGATCGACCCGCACCTGAAGTGGAAGCTGCGGCGCAAGCTCAAGCAGATCCACGAGCAGTTCAACATCACCATGGTCTATGTCACCCACGATCAGCTGGAGGCCTCCACCTTCGCCGACAAGATCGCGGTGATGTATGGCGGACAGATCGTCCAGTTCGGCACGCCACGCGAGCTGTTCGAGCGCCCCGGACATACCTTCGTCGGCTATTTCATCGGCAGCCCGGGGATGAACCTGATCGAGGTGCAGCGCTGTGAGGGCGGCGTTCGCTTCGCCGGCACCCAGCTTCCACTCTCGGACGCACTCAATAGGCGCCTGGCCGAACTGGAGGGGAAGCGCCTGCAGGTCGGTATCCGTCCCGAGTTCGTCCACGTCTGGGACGGTGCATACGAAGACGCGCTATGTGGCCGGGTGCTGCACGTCGAGGACCTCGGTACCTACAAGATCCTCACCTTCGACCTCGATGGGCAGGTGCTCAAGGCGCGCCTGCAGGAGGATCAGCCCGTGCCCCACGAGCAGGTCTACCTCAGCTTCCCGGCGCAGTGGCTGATGCTCTATGCCGACGACTACCTGGTGGAGGTGGCGCCATGA